The following coding sequences lie in one Isoptericola variabilis 225 genomic window:
- a CDS encoding TetR/AcrR family transcriptional regulator, translating to MRRTAVQDVRAFAELLTDGGERAATLDAVAARAGVSKGGLLYHFPSRDALVEGLTAHLRELTEADVAVMRAAPAGPVDHLLRTSTDTDGELEVVYLAVSRLAQGAYPRARAALDDAHDAWVEAVAEEVGDPTVARAVVLLSDGLYARTALGAGGPRVTDAELDELVALVRTLAAARRS from the coding sequence TTGCGGCGCACCGCGGTCCAGGACGTGCGCGCCTTCGCCGAGCTGCTCACCGACGGCGGCGAGCGCGCGGCGACGCTCGACGCCGTCGCGGCGCGCGCGGGCGTCTCCAAGGGCGGCCTGCTCTACCACTTCCCCTCGCGCGACGCGCTCGTGGAGGGCCTCACCGCGCACCTGCGCGAGCTCACCGAGGCCGACGTCGCGGTCATGCGCGCGGCCCCCGCCGGCCCGGTCGACCACCTGCTGCGCACCTCGACCGACACCGACGGCGAGCTCGAGGTCGTCTACCTCGCCGTGTCGCGGCTCGCGCAGGGCGCCTACCCGCGCGCCCGCGCGGCGCTCGACGACGCGCACGACGCCTGGGTCGAGGCCGTGGCGGAGGAGGTCGGCGACCCGACGGTCGCCCGCGCCGTCGTGCTCCTCAGCGACGGGCTGTACGCGCGCACGGCGCTCGGCGCCGGCGGGCCGCGCGTGACCGACGCCGAGCTCGACGAGCTCGTGGCGCTCGTGCGGACGCTCGCCGCGGCGCGCCGCTCGTGA
- a CDS encoding TetR/AcrR family transcriptional regulator C-terminal domain-containing protein — translation MTTTEPTRRAPGRTPLSRDRVLRAAALLADAGGLATVTMRHVAAELGVEAMSLYHHVKGKEALLDGLVEVVASEVHAEIGRRHLPADDWRAVVRERCLAARTVMLRHPWAPALLGTRTSIPPAVFGLYEEVLGAMVRGGCSYRLAHRAMHALGSMVLGFSQELFSPAGAGGAPETDDADDAAEAALAAMAEALPHLTAMVAAELHDAGDPTLGWCDSQTEFEFTLDLLLDGIERARAAG, via the coding sequence ATGACGACGACGGAGCCGACGCGGCGGGCCCCCGGACGGACGCCGCTGAGCCGTGACCGCGTGCTGCGGGCGGCGGCCCTGCTCGCCGACGCCGGCGGCCTCGCGACGGTGACCATGCGGCACGTCGCGGCCGAGCTCGGCGTCGAGGCGATGTCGCTCTACCACCACGTCAAGGGCAAGGAGGCGCTGCTCGACGGCCTCGTCGAGGTCGTCGCGTCCGAGGTGCACGCCGAGATCGGTCGCCGGCACCTTCCGGCCGACGACTGGCGCGCCGTCGTGCGCGAGCGCTGCCTCGCCGCCCGCACGGTCATGCTCCGCCACCCCTGGGCGCCCGCGCTCCTCGGCACCCGCACGAGCATCCCGCCCGCGGTGTTCGGCCTCTACGAGGAGGTGCTCGGCGCGATGGTGCGCGGCGGGTGCTCCTACCGGCTCGCGCACCGGGCGATGCACGCGCTCGGCAGCATGGTCCTCGGCTTCTCGCAGGAGCTCTTCAGCCCGGCCGGCGCCGGCGGCGCACCGGAGACGGACGACGCCGACGACGCCGCCGAGGCCGCGCTCGCGGCCATGGCCGAGGCGCTGCCCCACCTGACGGCGATGGTCGCCGCGGAGCTGCACGACGCCGGCGACCCGACGCTCGGCTGGTGCGACAGCCAGACCGAGTTCGAGTTCACCCTCGACCTGCTGCTCGACGGCATCGAGCGGGCGCGCGCCGCCGGCTGA
- a CDS encoding mannonate dehydratase — MKMGFRWYGEGNDTVSLDQIRQVPGVETIVWSLHHKQAGEAWSQEEIDAEVSRITTVPAEARERGVTKAFDAEVVESVNVHESIKLGRTVLGTSRDEAIENYVVTLERLARAGVKVVTYNVMPVFDWLRTDLWHPLPDGSTALFYDQGVVDGMDPARIAEAVLAGAPDLTLPGWEPERLAHLPELAAAYADVDHEAMYANYAYFLDAVVPTCEEHDIRLAVHPDDPPFDLFGWPRIVSTKDDLARVLSLNDSPHHGLALCVGSFSANPANDALDAVRTFMDRIHFTHVRNIKHLGGGTFTEVAHRACEGDVDTVGIMRAYAEAGYTGYVRPDHGRHLWDENTTNRPRPGYGLYDRALGIQYLLGVWDAVRAGA, encoded by the coding sequence ATGAAGATGGGGTTCCGCTGGTACGGCGAGGGCAACGACACGGTCTCGCTCGACCAGATCCGTCAGGTGCCCGGCGTGGAGACCATCGTCTGGTCGCTGCACCACAAGCAGGCCGGCGAGGCGTGGTCGCAGGAGGAGATCGACGCCGAGGTCTCCCGGATCACCACCGTCCCCGCCGAGGCGCGCGAGCGCGGCGTGACGAAGGCCTTCGACGCCGAGGTCGTCGAGTCGGTCAACGTCCACGAGTCGATCAAGCTGGGCAGGACGGTCCTCGGGACGAGCCGCGACGAGGCGATCGAGAACTACGTCGTCACGCTCGAGCGGCTGGCGCGGGCGGGCGTCAAGGTCGTCACCTACAACGTCATGCCGGTCTTCGACTGGCTCCGCACCGACCTGTGGCACCCGCTGCCCGACGGGTCGACCGCGTTGTTCTACGACCAGGGCGTCGTCGACGGGATGGATCCGGCGCGCATCGCGGAGGCCGTGCTCGCCGGCGCGCCCGACCTCACGCTGCCCGGGTGGGAGCCCGAGCGCCTGGCCCACCTGCCCGAGCTCGCGGCGGCGTACGCCGACGTCGACCACGAGGCGATGTACGCGAACTACGCGTACTTCCTCGACGCCGTCGTGCCGACGTGCGAGGAGCACGACATCCGGCTCGCGGTGCACCCGGACGACCCGCCGTTCGACCTGTTCGGGTGGCCGCGCATCGTGTCGACCAAGGACGACCTGGCGCGCGTCCTGTCCCTCAACGACAGCCCGCATCACGGCCTGGCGCTGTGCGTGGGCAGCTTCTCGGCCAACCCGGCGAACGACGCTCTCGACGCCGTGCGCACCTTCATGGACCGCATCCACTTCACGCACGTGCGCAACATCAAGCACCTCGGCGGCGGCACGTTCACCGAGGTCGCGCACCGCGCGTGCGAGGGCGACGTCGACACGGTCGGCATCATGCGCGCCTACGCCGAGGCCGGCTACACCGGCTACGTCCGGCCCGACCACGGCCGGCACCTGTGGGACGAGAACACCACCAACCGCCCGCGGCCCGGCTACGGCCTGTACGACCGTGCGCTCGGGATCCAGTACCTCCTCGGCGTCTGGGACGCCGTGCGCGCCGGCGCCTGA
- a CDS encoding SRPBCC family protein, with protein sequence MAAVDVRVERVIRAPVDEVAAYAADPTTAPEWYATIESVVWRTDPPVAVGSEMEFVARFLGRRIAYTYRVEELEPGERLVMSTAQGPFPMRTEYTWSAAPGGTLMTLRNTGEPSGFASVAAPVMEAAMRRATTKDLARLASLLEARA encoded by the coding sequence ATGGCGGCGGTGGACGTCCGTGTCGAGCGCGTGATCCGTGCACCCGTCGACGAGGTCGCGGCCTACGCCGCCGACCCGACCACCGCGCCGGAGTGGTACGCCACCATCGAGTCGGTCGTGTGGCGCACGGACCCTCCGGTCGCGGTGGGATCGGAGATGGAGTTCGTCGCCCGCTTCCTGGGCCGCCGGATCGCGTACACGTACCGGGTGGAGGAGCTCGAGCCGGGGGAGCGGCTGGTGATGTCCACGGCGCAGGGCCCGTTCCCGATGCGCACCGAGTACACGTGGTCGGCGGCGCCGGGCGGCACGCTCATGACGCTGCGCAACACGGGCGAGCCGTCGGGTTTCGCGTCGGTGGCCGCACCGGTCATGGAGGCCGCGATGCGTCGTGCGACGACGAAGGACCTCGCCCGGCTGGCGAGCCTCCTGGAGGCGCGCGCGTAG
- a CDS encoding glutamate--cysteine ligase — protein MRTFGVEEELLLVDARTLLPLAAGEGAVHHARGDEATVRPAPTPSGTHTLTLEFQQEQVEVVGPPCRTLAEQLASIHDGRLHADESARAVRGRVVALATPVFGGLPHLAPGERYRRIQEHVGLLAAEQLTCGFHVHVEVDDADEGVAVLDRIRVWLPVLLALSANSPFWYGVESGFASYRYQVMLRWPTAGPYEAFGSHAGYERHVGSLLRSRVPLDDGMVYFDARLSTHAPTVEVRVADVCMDPTHAAVLAALARALVETAARDRRRGVPPQPVSVTELRAWSWRASRFGVDELLVSPTTGTPAPAGDVVTELLLLLHPVLDEYGEEELVRSVVTSILADGAGTRRQRAAYARRQRATDVVADALDVGTPSAQPHPRASGAP, from the coding sequence GTGCGGACGTTCGGCGTGGAGGAGGAACTGCTGCTGGTCGACGCGCGGACGCTCCTGCCGCTGGCCGCCGGGGAGGGTGCCGTGCACCACGCACGGGGGGACGAGGCGACCGTCCGTCCGGCGCCGACGCCGTCGGGCACCCACACGCTGACGCTCGAGTTCCAGCAGGAGCAGGTCGAGGTCGTGGGGCCGCCCTGCCGGACGCTCGCCGAGCAGCTCGCCTCGATCCACGACGGCAGGCTCCACGCCGACGAGTCCGCACGGGCGGTCCGCGGCCGGGTTGTTGCGCTCGCGACGCCCGTGTTCGGCGGCCTCCCGCACCTGGCACCGGGCGAGCGGTACCGCCGGATCCAGGAGCACGTCGGGCTGCTCGCCGCCGAACAGCTCACGTGCGGTTTCCACGTGCACGTCGAGGTCGACGACGCGGACGAGGGCGTCGCGGTGCTCGACCGCATCCGCGTGTGGCTCCCGGTCCTCCTGGCGCTCAGCGCGAACTCGCCGTTCTGGTACGGGGTCGAGTCGGGCTTCGCGAGCTACCGGTACCAGGTCATGCTCCGCTGGCCCACCGCCGGGCCGTACGAGGCGTTCGGTTCGCACGCCGGCTACGAGCGGCACGTCGGCTCGCTCCTGCGCTCGAGGGTCCCGCTCGACGACGGCATGGTCTACTTCGACGCCCGCCTCTCGACGCACGCACCGACCGTGGAGGTGCGGGTCGCCGACGTCTGCATGGACCCGACGCACGCCGCCGTGCTCGCGGCGCTCGCGCGCGCCCTCGTCGAGACGGCGGCGCGCGACCGGCGCCGCGGCGTCCCGCCCCAGCCGGTGAGCGTGACGGAGCTGCGCGCGTGGAGCTGGCGCGCGAGCCGGTTCGGTGTCGACGAGCTGCTGGTCAGCCCGACGACGGGGACGCCGGCGCCCGCGGGCGACGTCGTCACCGAGCTCCTCCTGCTGCTGCACCCCGTTCTCGACGAGTACGGCGAGGAGGAGCTCGTCCGGTCCGTCGTCACCTCGATCCTCGCGGACGGCGCCGGCACGCGGCGACAGCGTGCCGCCTACGCGCGCCGGCAGCGGGCCACCGACGTCGTCGCCGACGCGCTCGACGTCGGCACTCCCTCCGCGCAACCGCACCCGCGTGCGAGTGGTGCGCCGTGA
- a CDS encoding serine hydrolase: MTALPAVDERALEDTVARARFSGVVTVDVGDRRVLGRAYGFAHRAHRVPNTVETRFGLASGGKTFTAVAVMRLVETGVLDLGDPVRRYLGEDLPLVDDAVTIEHLLEHTSGIGDYLDEEAGWDVHDYVLPVPVHLLDRTEAFVPVLDGFPQTSVPGERFAYCNGGDVVLALVAERASGRPYHELVEQEVCARAGLARTGFPRSDELPADVALGYLHDDGDRSNVLHLPVRGNGDGGICSTASDLHRFWRALVAGEVVSPATLAAMTRPRHDVPAEDLRHGLGLWLHRTGPALVMEGYDPGVSFRSTHDPTTATTVSVLGNTSEGAWPVIGMLARAFD, encoded by the coding sequence GTGACCGCCCTCCCCGCCGTCGACGAGCGGGCGCTCGAGGACACGGTCGCCCGGGCGCGGTTCAGCGGCGTCGTCACCGTCGACGTCGGCGACCGCCGCGTGCTCGGCCGGGCCTACGGCTTCGCGCACCGCGCCCACCGCGTGCCGAACACCGTCGAGACGCGCTTCGGCCTGGCCAGCGGGGGCAAGACCTTCACGGCCGTCGCCGTGATGCGGCTCGTCGAGACCGGGGTCCTGGACCTCGGCGACCCGGTGCGCCGGTACCTCGGCGAGGACCTCCCGCTGGTCGACGACGCCGTGACGATCGAGCACCTGCTCGAGCACACGTCCGGCATCGGCGACTACCTCGACGAGGAGGCCGGCTGGGACGTCCACGACTACGTCCTGCCGGTGCCGGTCCACCTCCTCGACCGTACGGAGGCGTTCGTCCCGGTCCTCGACGGGTTCCCCCAGACGTCCGTTCCCGGCGAGCGGTTCGCGTACTGCAACGGCGGCGACGTCGTCCTCGCTCTGGTGGCCGAGCGCGCGTCGGGCCGCCCGTACCACGAGCTCGTGGAGCAGGAGGTGTGCGCGCGGGCGGGGCTCGCCCGGACCGGCTTCCCGCGCTCGGACGAGCTGCCCGCCGACGTCGCGCTCGGCTACCTGCACGACGACGGCGACCGGTCGAACGTCCTTCACCTGCCGGTCCGGGGCAACGGCGACGGCGGGATCTGCAGCACCGCGTCGGACCTCCACCGGTTCTGGCGGGCGCTGGTCGCCGGCGAGGTCGTGTCACCGGCGACGCTGGCCGCGATGACGCGCCCGCGGCACGACGTGCCCGCCGAGGACCTGCGCCACGGCCTCGGACTGTGGCTGCACCGCACGGGGCCCGCGCTCGTCATGGAGGGCTACGACCCCGGTGTGTCGTTCCGGTCGACGCACGACCCGACGACCGCCACGACCGTCAGCGTGCTGGGCAACACCTCCGAGGGCGCCTGGCCGGTCATCGGCATGCTCGCCCGGGCGTTCGACTGA
- a CDS encoding NAD(P)/FAD-dependent oxidoreductase produces the protein MRAVIVGGGIAGPATAMALQAVGIEPLLLDANPADRGEAGSWFTIAANGVAALDAIGALEHVRGLGVPTDRNVMVSASGRALGVIPLGSPREDGMVALSFKRTRLAAALTDLARQRGIEVRSQSRVTGASTDDRGASVTLESGETIAGDLVIGADGINSVVRSAIDPQAPTRRYMGLANFGGITESTALAESLEPGAWRLVFGRRAFFGALPTPAGDVVWFVNVPRQPVSRQERATTPPAVWQTLLADLAAADPGPFHDLITTGRLELAGDNTYDLPHVPTWHRGRLGLVGDAIHAPAPSSGQGASMALEDAVVLASCLHAATTPERAFATFEQQRRSRVERIVAEGARSSSSKTAGPVQRIVQDAILRIVFHRIATRGTQAWITDHRVTLPADVARP, from the coding sequence ATGCGTGCGGTGATCGTGGGCGGAGGTATCGCGGGGCCGGCGACGGCGATGGCGTTGCAGGCCGTGGGGATCGAACCCCTTCTGCTGGATGCGAACCCGGCCGACAGGGGCGAGGCCGGGTCGTGGTTCACCATCGCAGCCAACGGGGTCGCCGCACTCGACGCGATAGGGGCGCTGGAGCACGTTCGTGGGCTCGGAGTACCCACCGATCGGAACGTCATGGTGAGCGCATCGGGACGCGCCCTCGGTGTCATCCCCTTGGGGTCCCCACGCGAGGACGGCATGGTGGCGCTGTCGTTCAAGCGAACGCGACTGGCCGCAGCCCTGACGGACCTGGCACGGCAGCGGGGCATCGAGGTGCGCTCACAGTCACGCGTGACCGGCGCATCCACGGACGATCGCGGAGCCAGCGTCACACTGGAATCAGGCGAGACGATCGCCGGGGACCTCGTGATCGGGGCCGATGGGATCAACTCGGTGGTACGTTCCGCGATCGACCCACAAGCGCCGACGAGGCGTTACATGGGGCTGGCCAACTTCGGCGGGATCACGGAGAGCACCGCGCTCGCGGAAAGCCTGGAACCAGGCGCGTGGCGACTGGTCTTCGGCAGGCGCGCGTTCTTCGGCGCACTGCCGACCCCGGCCGGTGATGTCGTATGGTTCGTCAACGTCCCACGACAGCCCGTCTCACGCCAGGAACGGGCCACCACTCCCCCGGCGGTCTGGCAGACGTTGCTCGCCGACCTCGCCGCCGCGGACCCCGGCCCGTTCCACGACCTCATCACCACCGGCCGACTCGAACTCGCCGGCGACAACACCTACGACCTGCCCCACGTCCCCACCTGGCACCGAGGACGCCTCGGACTCGTCGGTGACGCGATCCACGCGCCCGCCCCGAGCTCAGGCCAAGGCGCCTCGATGGCACTGGAAGATGCCGTCGTCCTCGCTTCCTGCCTCCACGCGGCGACCACGCCCGAGCGTGCTTTCGCCACCTTCGAGCAGCAGCGACGCAGCCGGGTCGAACGCATCGTCGCCGAAGGAGCACGGTCAAGCAGTTCCAAGACAGCCGGCCCCGTGCAACGCATCGTGCAAGATGCCATCCTGCGCATCGTCTTCCACCGCATCGCCACACGAGGCACGCAGGCCTGGATCACCGACCATCGCGTCACCCTCCCCGCTGACGTCGCACGACCCTGA
- a CDS encoding ISL3 family transposase, translating into MRCDLLVGLESLHVIGVERDDDVVFVVVESAPGLMGCPACGVVAASKGRRVVELIDAPAFGRPVRLRWRKRRWACPDPGCEVGSFTEQDAQIAAPRAVLTSRATRWAIAQLRSENASVAGLARQPGVSWWTCWNAIRPVLADAADDESRFEAVTTLGVDEHVWHHVSPKDRGPKELTGMVDLTRDGEGNTHARLLDLVPGRSGTVYASWLDERGAEFRGRVQIATLDPFHGYKNAIDDRLEDATAVLDAFHVVKLAGQAIDEVRRRVQQQTLGHRGRKGDPLYGIRNILRAAPERLTDRQINRLNRAIAAHDAHEEVLVAWQAAQEVRTAYRSKDLTHGRRLAERVLASLPSCPIPEIARLGRTLRKWRTAFLAYFDTGRSSNGGTEAINGIIELARRIARGFRNRDNYRLRMLLVAGGITP; encoded by the coding sequence GTGCGCTGTGATCTGCTGGTCGGGCTCGAGTCGTTGCACGTGATCGGCGTCGAGCGTGACGACGACGTCGTGTTCGTGGTCGTCGAGTCGGCGCCCGGGCTGATGGGCTGCCCGGCCTGCGGCGTGGTCGCCGCGTCGAAGGGCCGCCGGGTGGTCGAGCTGATCGATGCCCCGGCGTTCGGGCGCCCGGTCCGGTTGCGGTGGCGCAAGCGGCGGTGGGCCTGTCCGGATCCGGGCTGCGAGGTCGGGTCGTTCACCGAGCAGGACGCTCAGATCGCCGCCCCGCGGGCCGTGCTCACGTCGCGCGCGACCCGGTGGGCGATCGCCCAGCTGCGGTCCGAGAACGCGTCGGTCGCAGGACTGGCCCGCCAGCCCGGGGTGTCCTGGTGGACGTGCTGGAACGCGATCCGACCCGTACTCGCCGATGCAGCCGACGACGAGTCCCGCTTCGAAGCGGTCACGACCCTCGGGGTAGACGAGCACGTGTGGCATCACGTCAGCCCGAAGGACCGTGGGCCCAAGGAGCTGACCGGGATGGTCGACCTGACCCGCGACGGCGAGGGCAACACCCACGCCCGGCTGCTGGACCTGGTGCCCGGCCGTTCCGGCACGGTCTACGCCTCCTGGCTGGACGAGCGCGGGGCCGAGTTCCGCGGCCGGGTGCAGATCGCGACCCTGGACCCGTTCCACGGCTACAAGAACGCGATCGACGACCGGCTCGAGGACGCGACTGCGGTGCTGGACGCGTTCCACGTGGTCAAGCTCGCGGGCCAGGCGATCGACGAGGTCCGCCGCCGGGTCCAGCAGCAGACCCTGGGGCACCGAGGCCGCAAGGGCGACCCGCTCTACGGCATCCGCAACATCCTGCGCGCCGCCCCCGAACGCCTCACCGACCGACAGATCAACAGGTTGAACCGGGCCATCGCTGCCCACGATGCCCACGAGGAAGTCCTGGTCGCGTGGCAGGCCGCCCAGGAGGTCCGCACCGCCTATCGGAGCAAGGACCTGACCCACGGGCGCCGGCTGGCCGAGCGCGTCCTGGCGTCCTTGCCGTCATGCCCGATCCCCGAGATCGCCCGCCTCGGACGCACCCTGCGCAAGTGGCGCACCGCGTTCCTCGCCTACTTCGACACCGGCCGCTCATCCAACGGCGGCACCGAGGCCATCAACGGGATCATCGAGCTCGCCCGCCGCATCGCCCGCGGCTTCCGCAACCGCGACAACTACCGCCTCCGCATGCTCCTCGTCGCCGGAGGAATCACACCGTAA
- a CDS encoding ISL3 family transposase yields MDWHTLWKAVEPVLDDLATDESRFTGVTVLGVDEHVWHHTPHRTKEKGPKEMTGIVDLTRDDKGRTRARLLDLVPGRSGKVYETWLKDRGEAFTACVKVATLDPFRGYQNAIDAELEDAAAVLDAFHVTKLGVDVVDEVRRRVQQDTTGHRGRRDDPLYKVRNVLRAGADRLTQRQWDRLERYLPAGDPHGEVFLAWQCYQRLRSVYHQVDLTAAKRTAEQIVDTFHTCPVPEVARLGRTLRRWKEQFLGYFTTNRSTNGGTEALNGVIELHRRIARGFRNKDNYRLRMLLVGGGLTHQKLR; encoded by the coding sequence GTGGACTGGCACACCCTGTGGAAGGCCGTCGAACCGGTCCTGGACGACCTCGCCACCGACGAGTCCCGCTTCACCGGCGTGACGGTCCTGGGCGTGGACGAGCACGTGTGGCACCACACCCCGCACCGGACCAAGGAGAAGGGCCCGAAGGAGATGACCGGCATAGTCGACCTGACCCGCGACGACAAGGGCCGCACCCGCGCGAGGTTGCTCGACCTCGTCCCAGGGCGGTCGGGAAAGGTCTACGAGACCTGGCTCAAGGACCGCGGGGAGGCGTTCACGGCATGCGTGAAGGTCGCCACCCTCGACCCGTTCCGCGGGTACCAGAACGCGATCGACGCCGAGCTCGAGGACGCCGCCGCGGTCCTGGACGCCTTCCACGTGACTAAGCTCGGGGTCGACGTGGTCGACGAGGTCCGCCGCCGCGTCCAGCAGGACACCACCGGTCACCGCGGCCGCCGGGACGACCCGCTGTACAAGGTCCGCAACGTCCTGCGCGCCGGCGCCGACCGCCTCACCCAGCGGCAGTGGGACCGCCTCGAGCGCTACCTTCCGGCCGGTGACCCGCACGGTGAGGTCTTCCTCGCCTGGCAGTGCTACCAGCGCCTGCGCTCGGTCTACCACCAGGTCGACCTGACCGCGGCGAAGAGAACCGCCGAGCAGATCGTCGACACCTTCCACACCTGCCCCGTCCCCGAGGTCGCCCGCCTCGGCCGCACCCTGCGCCGCTGGAAGGAGCAGTTCCTCGGCTACTTCACCACCAACCGCTCGACGAACGGCGGTACCGAGGCCCTCAACGGCGTCATCGAGCTCCACCGCCGCATCGCCCGCGGCTTCCGCAACAAGGACAACTACCGCCTACGAATGCTCCTCGTCGGAGGAGGACTCACCCACCAAAAACTCCGATGA
- a CDS encoding IS3 family transposase (programmed frameshift), with protein MPKPYPKEFRDDVVRVARNREPGVHLKQIAADFGISESCLTNWLKTADVEDGTKPGTTATENAELREARKRIRLLEQENEVLRRAAAYLSQANLPKMMYPLVRELAVDGIPVTVTCRVLKIARQPYYRWLREPVTEAELTEAYRANALFDAHKDDPEFGYRFLVDEARDAGEPMAERTAWRICSQLGWWSAFGKPKRGKAKKPGPPVHDDLCAVVDKHGVIRHEFSADGPNELWIGDITEHRTAEGKLYVCAFKDIYSNRIVGYSIDSRMKSRLAVAALNNAVARRGDVAGCVVHTDRGSQFRSRKFVRALNRHGMVGSMGRVGAAGDNAAMESFFALLQKNVLDRRLWATCEELRIAMVTWIERTYHRRRRQATLGRLTPIEFETIMTAPATQAA; from the exons GTGCCGAAGCCGTACCCCAAGGAGTTCCGCGACGACGTCGTCCGCGTCGCGAGGAACCGTGAGCCGGGCGTCCACCTCAAGCAGATCGCTGCCGACTTCGGCATCAGCGAGTCGTGCCTGACGAACTGGCTGAAGACCGCCGACGTCGAGGACGGCACCAAGCCCGGCACGACCGCGACTGAGAACGCCGAGCTGCGTGAAGCGAGGAAGAGGATCCGGCTCCTGGAGCAGGAGAACGAGGTCCTGCGCCGGGCGGCTGCCTACCTGTCACAGGCCAACCTGCCG AAAATGATGTACCCGCTCGTCCGCGAGCTGGCCGTTGACGGGATCCCCGTCACGGTGACGTGCCGGGTGCTCAAGATCGCTCGCCAGCCCTACTACCGCTGGCTGAGGGAACCGGTCACCGAGGCCGAGCTGACCGAGGCGTACCGGGCGAACGCTCTGTTCGACGCGCACAAGGACGACCCCGAGTTCGGCTACCGGTTCCTCGTCGACGAAGCACGTGACGCCGGTGAGCCGATGGCCGAGCGGACCGCGTGGCGGATCTGCTCGCAGCTGGGCTGGTGGTCGGCGTTCGGCAAGCCCAAGCGAGGCAAGGCGAAGAAGCCCGGCCCGCCGGTCCACGACGACCTGTGCGCGGTGGTCGACAAGCACGGCGTGATCCGGCACGAGTTCAGCGCAGATGGGCCGAACGAGCTCTGGATCGGCGACATCACCGAACACCGGACCGCGGAAGGCAAGCTCTACGTCTGTGCGTTCAAGGACATCTACTCCAACCGGATCGTGGGCTACTCCATCGACTCGCGGATGAAGTCTCGCTTGGCCGTCGCGGCGCTGAACAACGCGGTCGCTCGGCGCGGCGATGTCGCCGGCTGCGTGGTCCACACGGACAGAGGCTCCCAGTTTCGGAGCAGGAAATTCGTGCGTGCCCTCAACCGTCACGGCATGGTCGGCTCGATGGGCCGCGTCGGCGCGGCCGGGGACAACGCCGCCATGGAGAGCTTCTTCGCACTGCTGCAGAAGAACGTCCTGGATCGCCGTCTCTGGGCCACCTGCGAGGAGCTGCGGATCGCGATGGTGACCTGGATTGAACGGACCTACCACCGACGCCGTCGACAGGCCACTCTCGGGCGGTTGACCCCCATCGAGTTCGAGACCATCATGACCGCGCCAGCCACTCAGGCTGCGTGA
- a CDS encoding LysE family translocator, with translation MPDMHALVAFAVMSFVLIVVPGPSVLFVIGRSLALGRRGGLMSVLGNELGGLPLVLLVSVGLGAVVAQSAMVFLVVKLLGAGYLVYLGLQAIRHRRVDTAAMAATGRSTVSSWRVLREGFIVGVTNPKTIVFFVAVLPQFVSPENGSVAVQMAILGLVFTAIAFTCDACWALVASAARQWFATSPRRVSTMRATGGGLLVGMGATLALAPAKS, from the coding sequence ATGCCGGATATGCACGCGCTTGTAGCGTTCGCCGTGATGTCGTTCGTGCTGATCGTGGTGCCGGGGCCGAGCGTGCTGTTCGTCATCGGCCGCTCCCTGGCGCTGGGCCGGCGGGGCGGGCTGATGAGCGTGCTCGGGAACGAGCTCGGCGGTCTACCGCTTGTTCTCCTGGTGTCCGTGGGGCTCGGCGCCGTCGTCGCGCAATCCGCGATGGTGTTCCTGGTGGTCAAGCTGCTGGGGGCGGGGTATCTCGTGTATCTGGGTCTGCAGGCGATCCGCCATCGGCGCGTGGACACCGCGGCGATGGCCGCCACAGGGCGGAGCACGGTGTCGTCGTGGCGCGTGCTGCGGGAGGGGTTCATCGTGGGTGTGACGAATCCGAAGACGATCGTGTTCTTCGTGGCGGTGCTCCCGCAGTTTGTCAGCCCGGAGAACGGGTCCGTCGCGGTGCAGATGGCGATCCTGGGGCTGGTGTTCACGGCGATCGCGTTCACTTGCGATGCGTGCTGGGCCCTGGTGGCCTCCGCGGCGCGTCAGTGGTTCGCGACGTCGCCGCGTCGGGTGTCGACGATGCGCGCGACCGGCGGCGGGTTGCTCGTCGGCATGGGCGCGACCCTCGCCCTCGCCCCCGCGAAGAGCTGA